A single genomic interval of Oleidesulfovibrio alaskensis DSM 16109 harbors:
- a CDS encoding NAD(P)/FAD-dependent oxidoreductase, with the protein MARLLLLGAGHAHMTVMAHLPEIIARGHTVTAVGPLSRHYYSGMGPGMLGGAYTPEDISFPVEQMIESRGGEFIRDKAVRVDAAAKTVTLQSGLEVAYDVCSFNTGSSVPVSIVQQDAADVYTVKPIENLLAGRNRILELAAKDTVRIGVVGGGPAALEVAGNAAACARESGGKGASVRLYAGKRFLRGLTPRVRSLCLRQMHRHNVEILEGSYASGIATGKVTLEDGRTFAEDIIFVAMGVKPSALITASGLPAGDDGGLAVNRFLQCDEHPDLFGGGDCIWFKERPLDKVGVYAVRENPVLYHNLLARLEGGELQPFDPGGDYLLIFNTGGGTGVLHKSGVSFGGRLAFVIKDWIDRRFMREFQP; encoded by the coding sequence ATGGCTAGACTGCTGCTGCTGGGAGCAGGTCATGCGCACATGACCGTCATGGCGCACCTGCCCGAAATAATTGCCAGAGGACACACAGTGACGGCGGTCGGGCCGCTGAGCAGACATTATTATTCGGGCATGGGTCCCGGCATGCTTGGTGGTGCCTATACGCCGGAGGACATCAGCTTTCCCGTCGAACAGATGATCGAATCGCGCGGCGGCGAGTTCATCCGTGACAAAGCCGTGCGCGTTGATGCCGCTGCCAAAACAGTTACGCTGCAAAGCGGCCTTGAAGTGGCATACGATGTCTGTTCGTTCAACACCGGCTCATCTGTTCCCGTTTCCATAGTTCAGCAAGACGCTGCAGACGTCTATACCGTCAAGCCCATCGAAAACCTGCTGGCCGGACGCAACCGCATTCTGGAGCTGGCAGCAAAGGACACGGTACGCATAGGCGTGGTGGGCGGCGGTCCCGCAGCGCTGGAAGTGGCCGGAAACGCTGCCGCCTGCGCCCGCGAATCCGGCGGCAAGGGCGCATCCGTCCGGCTGTATGCCGGAAAACGTTTTCTGCGCGGGCTCACGCCCCGCGTCCGCTCACTGTGTCTGCGCCAGATGCACAGACATAATGTGGAAATACTCGAAGGCAGCTATGCTTCTGGCATTGCCACGGGCAAAGTAACCCTCGAAGACGGCAGAACTTTTGCCGAAGATATCATCTTTGTGGCCATGGGGGTCAAACCCTCTGCCCTTATCACCGCATCGGGGCTGCCCGCAGGTGACGACGGTGGTCTGGCGGTAAACCGTTTTCTGCAATGCGACGAACACCCCGACCTGTTCGGCGGCGGCGACTGCATCTGGTTCAAAGAACGCCCGCTGGACAAGGTGGGCGTGTATGCCGTGCGCGAAAACCCCGTGCTGTACCACAACCTGCTGGCACGGCTGGAAGGCGGAGAACTGCAGCCTTTTGACCCGGGCGGAGACTATCTGCTGATTTTCAATACCGGCGGCGGTACGGGCGTACTGCACAAGTCGGGAGTATCCTTCGGCGGCAGACTGGCTTTTGTCATCAAGGACTGGATAGACCGCCGGTTCATGCGTGAATTCCAGCCTTAG
- a CDS encoding HD domain-containing phosphohydrolase, which produces MVTTTHSELMEVLLGAQDLIAPVVAGHGRRVAMFSRMIAEVMDYTPQQLRHIDHAAKLHDIGCFALSIQEKNDLHQFDVLSPQKHCAVGYLLLGRSSLFGTLAPAVLHHHTHYDRRTGNGKDGTPVPHEAFIIHLADRIDILTDDRFSILQQRKAITEAITDGKGTLFHPHVVEAFCEAAYRESFWLRGVHGDRRGMEKQEDTRTLSREELLDFTRMLTLAIDYKSRFTATHSQGVAATCAAMGTMAGLQDDLTLIVAGHLHDLGKLIVPNEILEKKGPLDETERAIMNSHPFYTYSLLSEAAGLARIAMIAGMHQEKLNGKGYPFHPEPDAFPMASRVLAVCDVFTALAENRPYRKGLPKSDVISIMRRMVSEGHLDPQCFAYLTAHYETLDELRRNAQQQAEKEYRGFWNRTEAVMESIA; this is translated from the coding sequence ATGGTCACGACAACACACAGCGAACTTATGGAAGTGCTGCTGGGAGCGCAGGACCTAATTGCGCCGGTGGTGGCCGGTCACGGCAGACGCGTGGCCATGTTTTCACGCATGATAGCCGAAGTCATGGACTATACGCCGCAACAGCTGCGCCACATCGACCATGCCGCAAAACTGCACGACATAGGCTGCTTTGCCCTGTCCATTCAGGAAAAAAACGACCTGCACCAGTTTGACGTGCTCTCTCCGCAAAAGCACTGCGCTGTGGGATACCTGCTGCTGGGACGGAGCAGTCTTTTCGGCACGCTGGCCCCCGCCGTGCTGCATCATCACACCCACTACGACCGCCGGACCGGCAACGGCAAAGACGGCACCCCGGTACCGCACGAAGCGTTCATCATTCATCTGGCGGACAGAATCGATATTCTCACAGACGACCGGTTCAGCATTCTGCAGCAGCGCAAAGCCATAACCGAAGCCATAACAGACGGCAAAGGAACGCTGTTTCATCCTCATGTGGTCGAAGCCTTCTGCGAAGCGGCCTACAGAGAAAGCTTCTGGCTGCGGGGGGTGCACGGAGACAGGCGAGGTATGGAAAAACAGGAAGACACCCGTACGCTGAGCCGTGAAGAGCTGCTGGACTTTACGCGCATGCTCACGCTGGCCATCGACTACAAGTCACGCTTTACGGCAACCCACTCGCAGGGAGTGGCCGCCACCTGCGCCGCCATGGGCACGATGGCAGGACTGCAGGATGATCTTACGCTCATTGTGGCAGGGCATCTGCACGATCTCGGCAAACTGATAGTACCCAATGAAATACTTGAAAAAAAAGGGCCGCTCGATGAAACCGAGCGCGCCATCATGAACAGCCATCCCTTTTACACATACTCGCTGCTCAGCGAGGCTGCCGGCCTTGCCCGGATAGCCATGATTGCCGGAATGCATCAGGAAAAGCTCAACGGCAAGGGGTATCCGTTTCATCCCGAACCGGATGCTTTTCCCATGGCATCACGTGTGCTTGCAGTATGTGATGTCTTTACCGCGCTGGCAGAAAACAGACCCTACCGCAAGGGACTGCCCAAAAGTGACGTCATCAGCATAATGCGGCGCATGGTAAGCGAAGGTCATCTGGACCCCCAGTGCTTTGCATATCTTACCGCGCATTATGAAACACTGGACGAACTGCGCAGAAACGCACAGCAGCAGGCGGAAAAGGAATACCGAGGTTTCTGGAACAGAACGGAAGCGGTCATGGAAAGCATCGCATAA
- a CDS encoding mechanosensitive ion channel family protein yields the protein MDYARLMEEYGDMIIVWLARNGTNLLVALVIAFAGAWLSGRVANLVRKGMELRGIDRLLTGFIRNVIYYVLLVAVLIAAAGQLGIDTTSFLALLGSMGLAVGLAIKDNLANFSSGIMLILFRPFTLGDYVTVAGVSGTVDKLSLSTTLLLTPDNQRIIVPNSKIMSDVIVNVTGNPTRRMDLTFGVGYGDDLALAKKVIEDVVRAQPELLTEPPCTIAVAELGDSSVNLVVRPWVATADYWTVRFRLIEEVKKALDANGISIPYPQRDVHIVQAADQAAGHGV from the coding sequence ATGGATTACGCCAGACTGATGGAAGAGTACGGCGACATGATTATTGTATGGTTGGCGCGTAACGGGACAAATCTGCTCGTGGCGCTGGTTATCGCGTTTGCCGGTGCATGGTTGAGCGGCAGGGTGGCCAACCTTGTGCGCAAGGGCATGGAACTGCGGGGTATAGACAGGCTGCTCACCGGATTTATCCGCAATGTGATTTATTATGTGCTGCTTGTGGCGGTGCTTATCGCGGCGGCGGGCCAGCTGGGTATAGACACCACATCCTTCCTTGCTCTGCTGGGTTCCATGGGTCTTGCTGTCGGTCTTGCCATCAAGGACAATCTGGCCAACTTTTCCAGCGGAATCATGCTTATTCTGTTCAGGCCGTTCACGTTGGGAGACTATGTGACCGTGGCCGGCGTTTCGGGCACCGTGGACAAGCTGAGCCTGTCCACCACGCTGCTGCTGACCCCCGACAATCAGCGCATCATCGTGCCCAACAGCAAAATCATGAGCGATGTCATAGTGAACGTGACGGGCAACCCCACCCGCCGTATGGACCTGACCTTCGGTGTGGGCTACGGCGATGATCTGGCGCTGGCCAAAAAGGTTATCGAAGACGTTGTCAGGGCGCAGCCCGAACTGCTGACCGAACCGCCGTGCACCATTGCCGTTGCCGAGCTGGGGGACAGCTCTGTGAATCTGGTGGTAAGGCCCTGGGTTGCCACCGCCGATTACTGGACAGTGCGCTTCCGTCTTATTGAAGAAGTGAAAAAAGCGCTTGATGCCAATGGGATCAGCATCCCTTATCCGCAGCGCGATGTGCATATTGTTCAGGCAGCTGATCAGGCTGCGGGCCACGGGGTCTAG